Proteins from a single region of Desulfobacter postgatei 2ac9:
- a CDS encoding RNA methyltransferase — protein sequence MNSTDEPIDQGPTGQGSETEHNTPNLYLALIHYPVVNKRGEITGSALTNMDLHDIARAGRTFGVKAYYVVTPYEDQRALAFQIMEHWTNGHGGRVNPARKSALERIRVADTFEAVCNDIENEQGQVVVKVATSANTRHPTHSCRKLGQELKGNAPHVIVFGTAWGLAPEVINQCDHVLEPIQGAGSYNHLSVRSAASIYLDRLING from the coding sequence ATGAATTCAACAGATGAACCAATAGATCAAGGCCCCACAGGCCAGGGGTCGGAAACGGAACATAACACGCCGAATCTTTACCTGGCATTGATCCACTACCCTGTGGTCAATAAAAGAGGAGAAATCACGGGATCAGCCCTGACCAACATGGATCTGCATGACATTGCCAGGGCAGGCAGGACATTCGGTGTAAAGGCATATTACGTGGTCACCCCCTATGAAGACCAGAGAGCCCTGGCCTTCCAGATCATGGAACACTGGACAAACGGCCATGGCGGAAGAGTTAATCCGGCACGAAAATCCGCCCTTGAAAGGATCAGGGTGGCGGATACATTTGAAGCAGTCTGCAATGATATAGAAAATGAACAGGGGCAGGTCGTGGTTAAAGTAGCCACCAGCGCCAACACCCGGCACCCCACACACAGTTGCAGAAAACTTGGACAGGAATTGAAGGGTAATGCCCCCCATGTGATCGTGTTTGGTACGGCATGGGGGCTGGCACCGGAAGTAATCAATCAGTGTGACCATGTCCTTGAGCCCATACAGGGGGCAGGATCATATAATCACTTAAGCGTCCGGTCCGCGGCATCCATATATTTAGACAGATTAATAAACGGCTGA
- the rpsP gene encoding 30S ribosomal protein S16, producing the protein MAVKLRLTRKGTKKKPFYRIVAADIQAPRDGKFLEAVGTYDPMQNPAVITLKQDRVQYWLEQGAIPTTTVKSILKKQSAQSVPA; encoded by the coding sequence ATGGCAGTAAAACTCAGACTTACTCGTAAAGGCACCAAGAAGAAACCCTTTTACAGAATTGTTGCCGCCGATATTCAGGCACCCAGGGACGGCAAGTTCCTTGAAGCCGTCGGCACCTATGATCCCATGCAGAATCCGGCCGTTATCACCCTGAAACAGGACCGGGTGCAGTACTGGCTGGAACAGGGTGCAATACCCACCACAACGGTAAAAAGTATCCTTAAAAAACAGAGTGCTCAAAGCGTTCCTGCCTAA
- a CDS encoding ribonuclease HII — MLVFENQAMLGGYKIIAGVDEAGRGPLAGPVVSAAVVLPENFDIPGINDSKKLSEKKRAALFPVIQSQAIAFGIGIADHGEIDRINILQASLLSMKRAVDDLGLIPDYLLIDGKFTIDSNIDQRPVIKGDTLSLSIAAASILAKVTRDRIMTDLDLQYPEYEFKRHKGYPTKAHKQAILTHGPCPIHRKSFKGVKDI; from the coding sequence ATGCTGGTCTTTGAAAACCAGGCTATGTTGGGTGGATATAAAATAATTGCAGGTGTTGACGAGGCCGGCAGGGGACCCCTTGCCGGCCCTGTCGTGTCTGCGGCGGTGGTTCTGCCTGAAAATTTTGATATTCCCGGCATTAATGATTCTAAAAAACTTTCCGAAAAAAAAAGAGCGGCGCTTTTTCCAGTGATCCAAAGCCAGGCCATAGCATTTGGCATCGGCATAGCCGACCACGGAGAAATTGACCGGATTAATATTTTGCAGGCATCCCTGCTCTCCATGAAACGGGCGGTTGACGATTTAGGACTTATCCCGGATTATCTGCTCATAGACGGCAAGTTTACCATAGACAGTAACATAGATCAGCGTCCTGTCATTAAAGGGGACACCTTGAGCCTGTCCATTGCAGCAGCCTCTATTCTGGCCAAGGTCACCCGGGACCGGATCATGACGGACCTTGACTTACAATATCCTGAATATGAATTTAAGCGGCATAAAGGATACCCAACCAAAGCCCACAAGCAGGCGATCCTGACCCATGGCCCCTGCCCCATTCATCGCAAAAGTTTCAAGGGTGTAAAGGATATATGA
- a CDS encoding KH domain-containing protein codes for MKELIEYLAKALVDNPDEVQVSEVTGDQTSVLELKVAKEDLGKVIGKQGRSARAMRTILSAAATKLKKRTVLEIIE; via the coding sequence ATGAAAGAGCTGATTGAGTATTTAGCAAAGGCATTGGTAGACAATCCAGATGAGGTTCAGGTATCTGAAGTGACAGGAGACCAGACTTCGGTGCTTGAACTCAAGGTGGCAAAGGAAGACCTGGGCAAAGTTATCGGTAAACAGGGCAGATCCGCCAGGGCCATGAGAACTATCCTGAGTGCCGCAGCCACAAAACTGAAAAAACGCACGGTACTGGAAATCATTGAGTAG
- a CDS encoding YraN family protein yields MSLGGIALGKKGERAARKLLLSRGYKILESNYSTPQFEIDIIARDVDTLCFIEVKTRTGVKKGLPREGVTTAKQKKIIMGAQYYLSLNKITNTRLRFDVVEVLYKDASHTACDITVIPNAFQGS; encoded by the coding sequence ATGAGCCTTGGGGGAATAGCGCTTGGAAAAAAGGGAGAACGGGCGGCCCGGAAGCTCCTTTTATCGCGGGGCTATAAAATATTGGAATCCAATTATTCAACCCCGCAGTTTGAAATCGATATCATCGCAAGAGACGTTGACACCTTATGCTTTATTGAAGTGAAAACCCGGACAGGCGTAAAAAAAGGCTTACCCCGGGAAGGTGTAACAACAGCCAAGCAAAAAAAAATTATCATGGGCGCCCAGTACTATCTAAGCCTAAATAAAATCACCAACACCCGGCTGCGGTTTGATGTGGTGGAGGTGTTATACAAGGACGCTTCGCACACCGCCTGCGACATCACTGTGATCCCCAATGCCTTTCAAGGATCTTAA
- the rimM gene encoding ribosome maturation factor RimM (Essential for efficient processing of 16S rRNA): MSSSMESSDTWLTIGKVTGVHGLGGNLKVWSWAQSPDTFTPGLDVVLKDEDKTLDPGREYVIIQTGRYKKGVLLTLEGVSTREASEALVGKLVLVDKTKLPDLDEDTWYWQDLIGLTVVDTCKGEVGSVEQLFPTAADDILVVTNKTSRGKQEVLIPMNAVFVKDINLETGVISTQLPEGFITD, encoded by the coding sequence TTGAGTAGTTCCATGGAATCTTCGGATACCTGGCTGACCATCGGCAAAGTCACGGGCGTTCACGGCCTTGGGGGCAACCTTAAAGTTTGGTCCTGGGCCCAGTCGCCCGACACCTTTACCCCAGGGCTTGACGTGGTACTCAAAGATGAGGACAAGACCCTGGACCCTGGCCGGGAATATGTGATAATCCAAACCGGCAGGTATAAAAAAGGCGTACTTTTAACCCTTGAAGGGGTCAGTACCCGGGAAGCCTCGGAAGCCCTTGTGGGTAAGCTTGTCCTGGTTGATAAAACCAAACTGCCGGACCTGGATGAAGATACCTGGTACTGGCAGGATCTGATCGGGTTGACGGTTGTAGATACCTGTAAAGGCGAAGTTGGAAGCGTTGAGCAGCTTTTTCCCACAGCTGCGGATGATATCCTGGTTGTTACAAATAAAACGTCCCGGGGGAAACAGGAAGTGCTCATCCCTATGAATGCCGTATTTGTCAAGGATATAAACCTTGAGACCGGCGTAATTTCAACACAGTTGCCCGAAGGCTTCATCACGGACTGA
- the trmD gene encoding tRNA (guanosine(37)-N1)-methyltransferase TrmD: protein MKFTVLTLFPEFMEVFFANGIMARALNRKVISADSINIRDFASDRHNSVDDRPYGGGSGMVMMPGPLEKAIDSARQTSPSPWVVYLSPQGRPFTQARACELAANRQDLILICGRYEGIDERVYVRQVDEEICVGDFVMTGGEIAAMAVIDAVARMIPGVLGNNESSQCESFMDNRLEYAQYTRPEIYEEMGVPGVLLSGNHEKIRQWRRRSALERTFIKRPDLFKTRVLDNEEKEILRQWCRELEALIDK, encoded by the coding sequence ATGAAGTTTACCGTATTGACACTGTTTCCGGAATTTATGGAAGTTTTTTTTGCCAACGGCATCATGGCCAGGGCTTTGAACCGAAAGGTTATCAGCGCAGACAGCATCAACATCCGGGATTTTGCTTCAGATCGGCATAACAGTGTAGATGACCGCCCCTATGGCGGAGGAAGCGGCATGGTAATGATGCCGGGACCTTTGGAAAAAGCGATTGATTCTGCCAGACAAACCTCTCCCAGCCCTTGGGTGGTGTATTTAAGCCCCCAGGGCAGACCATTTACCCAGGCCCGGGCCTGTGAACTTGCCGCAAATCGACAGGACCTTATTTTAATCTGCGGCCGGTACGAGGGTATTGACGAGCGGGTCTATGTCCGCCAGGTGGATGAAGAGATCTGTGTGGGAGATTTTGTGATGACCGGCGGAGAGATTGCTGCCATGGCGGTTATTGATGCCGTTGCAAGAATGATCCCCGGGGTGCTGGGAAACAATGAATCATCCCAGTGTGAATCATTTATGGACAACCGCCTGGAATATGCCCAGTATACCCGGCCCGAGATATATGAGGAAATGGGCGTACCCGGTGTGCTTTTGTCCGGAAACCATGAAAAAATCCGGCAATGGCGCAGGCGATCTGCTCTGGAACGAACATTTATCAAGCGTCCGGACCTGTTTAAAACCCGGGTGCTGGATAATGAAGAAAAAGAAATTTTACGGCAGTGGTGCCGGGAGCTTGAGGCACTTATTGATAAATGA
- the rplS gene encoding 50S ribosomal protein L19: MTANLIQKIEREQMRLDIPNFDSGDTVKVHVKIREGEKERVQVFEGVVIKKTGGLSSARFTVRKISGGVGVERIFPLYSPGIDKVELITRGRVRRSKLYYLRNLRGKAARIKEKRFA; this comes from the coding sequence ATGACAGCAAACCTAATCCAAAAAATTGAAAGAGAACAGATGCGCCTTGACATCCCGAATTTCGACTCCGGGGATACCGTAAAGGTCCATGTAAAAATCAGGGAAGGTGAAAAAGAACGCGTTCAGGTTTTCGAGGGCGTTGTTATCAAAAAAACCGGAGGCCTTTCAAGCGCCCGGTTCACCGTTAGAAAGATTTCCGGCGGCGTAGGTGTTGAAAGAATTTTCCCCCTTTATTCCCCTGGCATTGACAAAGTTGAACTGATCACCCGGGGACGTGTAAGAAGATCAAAACTTTACTATTTGAGAAATTTGCGCGGCAAAGCTGCAAGAATCAAAGAAAAACGCTTTGCCTGA
- a CDS encoding phenylacetate--CoA ligase family protein: MSEQINMTADMDENDKAQRQLERLQATVNRACKNVPFHRNRIQETGLSDITGLEDIEKLPFMDRTHLATHYPYGLFAVPLKDIVRIHTAPGSGTSPSISGYTKTDLMIWEKMVAGAYAEANVTDRDIILVHLPPGLANWARDYKDGGEAIGAGVIPNAPLSVAKTLMVLRDYKVTTLVSTPAFARHLTAHMFDRECHPNELNLKQIILVGEPDDGHTVTELRESLHVDVWLNYGLSEIPGPAIAYECRYHDGLHMNDDHILPEIIDPSTGRPVPTGEKGELVLTTLSARAFPLIRFRTGDMAKFFPQACPCGATSTRIEWLAEQADNYMLISGIRVSQAQVRENLKNALKMPGIRCTMEKECRAGTDMLLISLIMDDHLFSDEIKHLQQMITYAEETLTEQNGIKVKIRLIQQRV, encoded by the coding sequence ATGTCCGAACAGATAAATATGACCGCAGATATGGATGAAAACGACAAGGCCCAGCGTCAACTTGAGCGCCTGCAGGCCACCGTGAACCGGGCGTGCAAAAATGTTCCCTTCCACCGAAACCGCATCCAGGAAACAGGTCTTTCAGACATTACCGGGCTTGAAGACATTGAAAAGCTGCCTTTCATGGACAGAACACACCTGGCCACCCACTATCCCTACGGACTTTTTGCCGTCCCCCTGAAGGATATTGTCCGCATCCACACTGCGCCCGGATCCGGTACAAGCCCCTCCATCAGCGGGTATACAAAAACGGATCTGATGATCTGGGAAAAAATGGTTGCAGGTGCCTATGCCGAAGCCAATGTAACGGACAGGGATATTATCCTGGTTCACCTGCCGCCGGGACTTGCCAACTGGGCCAGGGACTACAAAGACGGGGGTGAGGCCATAGGCGCCGGCGTGATTCCCAATGCCCCCCTGTCCGTGGCCAAAACACTTATGGTACTCAGAGACTACAAGGTAACAACCCTTGTAAGCACCCCAGCCTTTGCCCGGCATCTGACAGCCCACATGTTTGACCGGGAGTGCCATCCCAACGAATTGAACCTGAAACAAATCATCCTTGTGGGCGAGCCGGATGACGGGCATACAGTCACCGAACTCAGGGAAAGTCTTCATGTGGATGTCTGGCTCAATTACGGCTTAAGTGAGATCCCGGGGCCTGCCATTGCCTATGAATGCCGATATCATGACGGACTGCACATGAATGATGACCACATTCTGCCCGAAATCATTGATCCTTCGACAGGCAGGCCTGTTCCGACAGGGGAAAAAGGAGAACTGGTCCTGACCACGCTGTCAGCCCGTGCATTCCCGCTGATCCGCTTTCGTACCGGTGACATGGCAAAATTCTTTCCCCAGGCGTGCCCTTGTGGTGCAACCTCGACCCGGATAGAGTGGCTGGCTGAACAGGCTGATAATTACATGCTCATCTCAGGTATCCGGGTATCCCAGGCCCAAGTCAGGGAAAACCTTAAAAACGCATTAAAGATGCCGGGCATCCGTTGTACCATGGAAAAAGAGTGCCGGGCCGGAACGGACATGCTGCTGATATCCCTGATTATGGATGACCACCTGTTTTCAGATGAAATCAAACATCTGCAGCAGATGATCACATACGCCGAAGAGACCCTGACAGAACAAAACGGCATCAAGGTGAAAATCCGCCTGATACAGCAACGGGTTTAA
- the ffh gene encoding signal recognition particle protein: MFDDLSDRLDSVFKKLRGHGTLTERNIEDGLKQVRLALLEADVNYKVAKNVISDIKARALGREVMQSLTPGQQVIKIVNEEFTKMMGSTHQELNFAATGASSIMLVGLQGSGKTTTAGKLARFLRKIGRKPYLVPVDVYRPAAIDQLTKLGKQMDVPVFESTTDMKPLRICQDATLAARELGCDTLLIDTAGRLHLDDALMVELEEIKKGINPAEILLVADAMTGQDAVNIAGEFDKRLDISGFVLTKMDGDARGGAALSIKAVTGKPLKFIGVGEKSTALEPFHPDRMASRILGMGDTLSFIEKAVEAVDQKEAQALEKKLRKNQFTLEDFKNQMQQVRKMGSIKDLLGMLPGVNKKMLNDLNISDKEFLKIEAIINSMTPDERAKHAIIKASRKKRIALGSGTSIQDVNKLLKSYTQSMKMVKKFNNGGMKSLRSMLPF, translated from the coding sequence ATGTTTGACGATTTAAGCGACCGGCTGGATTCTGTTTTTAAGAAACTAAGAGGGCACGGAACCCTTACCGAGAGAAACATTGAGGACGGCTTAAAACAGGTCAGATTGGCACTTCTGGAAGCCGATGTCAATTATAAGGTTGCAAAAAATGTCATTTCAGATATAAAAGCCCGAGCCCTTGGCCGGGAGGTTATGCAAAGTCTGACCCCGGGCCAGCAGGTCATCAAGATTGTAAACGAAGAATTTACAAAAATGATGGGCTCCACCCACCAGGAACTGAACTTTGCCGCCACCGGGGCATCATCAATCATGCTGGTGGGACTGCAGGGTTCCGGCAAAACGACCACAGCTGGCAAACTGGCGCGTTTTCTGCGCAAAATCGGCAGAAAGCCCTATCTTGTGCCTGTGGATGTGTACCGTCCGGCAGCCATAGACCAGCTGACCAAGCTGGGCAAACAGATGGACGTGCCGGTATTTGAATCCACAACCGACATGAAACCGCTCAGGATCTGCCAGGATGCAACGCTTGCCGCAAGGGAGCTTGGCTGCGACACCCTGCTCATTGACACCGCAGGGCGGTTGCACTTGGATGACGCGCTCATGGTCGAGCTTGAAGAGATCAAAAAGGGCATCAACCCCGCAGAAATTCTTCTGGTGGCAGATGCCATGACCGGCCAGGATGCGGTGAACATTGCCGGTGAATTCGACAAGCGGCTGGATATTTCAGGCTTTGTGCTGACCAAGATGGACGGTGATGCCAGAGGCGGTGCAGCGCTCTCCATCAAAGCGGTGACGGGCAAACCCTTAAAGTTCATCGGTGTGGGTGAAAAGAGTACGGCACTTGAGCCCTTTCATCCGGACCGTATGGCGTCCAGGATTCTGGGTATGGGAGACACCCTGTCTTTTATTGAAAAGGCAGTGGAGGCGGTTGACCAGAAAGAAGCCCAGGCCCTTGAAAAGAAACTGAGGAAAAATCAGTTTACCCTGGAAGATTTTAAAAACCAGATGCAGCAGGTCCGCAAAATGGGATCGATCAAGGATCTTTTGGGCATGCTGCCCGGGGTAAATAAAAAGATGCTCAATGATTTGAACATCAGTGATAAAGAATTTTTAAAAATAGAGGCTATTATCAATTCCATGACTCCTGATGAACGGGCCAAACACGCAATCATAAAAGCATCCCGCAAAAAAAGGATTGCCCTTGGTTCGGGGACATCGATTCAGGATGTGAATAAACTGCTTAAAAGCTATACCCAATCCATGAAAATGGTGAAAAAATTTAATAACGGCGGCATGAAATCCCTTCGGAGCATGCTTCCATTTTAA
- a CDS encoding tRNA 4-thiouridine(8) synthase ThiI: MNPIETTRQVKALGLCSGGLDSILSALLLKDQGIDVTWISFETPFFDARAAKKASKQTGIPLIVKNIREAYMEMMKAPKAGFGKNMNPCMDCHTLMFAKAGAIMAQIGADFLFSGEVVGQRPKSQTKSALRYVEKNCGYDGLILRPLSAGILPETIAEQKGLVDRSRLESISGRSRKPQTALAKKYGITEYPSPAGGCLLTDKGYSQRLRDLLYVQKTEDKTQLNLLKHGRHFRLDSRSKLVVGKNKAENKRIMNLYDPQTHIRLRCTHLPGPDALVFGQTDEAALHLAATITSGYTKASAGALTTISIFQKQGTKEIEVVAPESGAFHNLLIQSP; this comes from the coding sequence ATGAACCCTATTGAAACCACAAGACAGGTCAAAGCCTTAGGCCTTTGCTCGGGCGGGCTTGACAGCATACTATCGGCCCTCTTGCTCAAGGACCAGGGCATTGATGTGACCTGGATCAGTTTTGAAACACCCTTTTTTGATGCCAGGGCCGCAAAAAAGGCCTCGAAACAGACCGGCATCCCCTTGATCGTAAAAAATATTAGAGAAGCCTACATGGAAATGATGAAAGCCCCCAAAGCGGGGTTCGGCAAAAACATGAACCCCTGCATGGACTGCCATACATTGATGTTTGCCAAAGCAGGCGCCATAATGGCGCAAATAGGGGCTGATTTTTTATTTTCAGGTGAGGTGGTGGGGCAGCGGCCAAAATCCCAGACAAAAAGCGCCCTGCGCTATGTTGAAAAAAATTGCGGTTATGACGGCCTGATACTTCGTCCTTTAAGTGCAGGCATACTGCCCGAGACCATTGCCGAACAAAAGGGGCTTGTGGACAGAAGCCGCCTTGAGTCCATCAGCGGTCGGAGCAGAAAACCCCAGACCGCCCTGGCAAAAAAGTACGGCATCACGGAATATCCCTCTCCGGCCGGCGGATGTCTGCTCACGGACAAGGGCTATTCCCAGCGATTAAGAGATCTTTTATATGTCCAGAAAACAGAAGATAAAACCCAGCTGAACCTGCTTAAACACGGCAGGCACTTCCGCCTGGACAGCAGATCTAAACTTGTGGTGGGAAAAAATAAGGCAGAAAACAAACGGATCATGAATCTCTACGATCCCCAAACCCACATCCGGCTTCGCTGTACCCACCTGCCCGGCCCCGACGCCCTAGTTTTCGGACAGACCGACGAAGCCGCCCTGCACCTGGCCGCTACGATCACATCCGGATACACCAAAGCATCTGCCGGTGCGTTAACTACTATTAGTATTTTTCAAAAACAGGGAACAAAGGAGATAGAGGTTGTCGCACCGGAATCAGGGGCATTTCATAATCTGTTGATACAATCCCCCTGA
- the rlmN gene encoding 23S rRNA (adenine(2503)-C(2))-methyltransferase RlmN — translation MKDILDFTRQDLGEWFENKGIRRFRADQVFKWLHLKLADSFEEMTDLGKALRGELAEHFFLGTLELENMETSVDATKKFLHRLADGEYVESVLIPEKEHYTLCVSTQAGCAMNCKFCLTAKTGFKRNLTMGEIVGQVRDARRFVAQQGIEPLSLSNIVFMGMGEPLANYDNLLRSLGVIFDTDFGMKFSRRKVTVSTSGIAPKIIQLGLDTEVNLAVSLNATDNELRSSLMPVNRTWPIEALLAACKEFEMKPRNKITFEYILMSGVNDSDAHAHDLVRLLSPIRAKVNLIPFNEHPQAPFKRPSRDRINAFLTILLNRNMTAIVRKSKGDDISAACGQLKAARIE, via the coding sequence ATGAAAGATATACTGGATTTTACCCGGCAGGATCTGGGTGAATGGTTTGAAAATAAAGGAATACGGCGTTTCAGGGCTGACCAGGTGTTCAAATGGCTCCACCTGAAGCTTGCCGACAGCTTCGAAGAGATGACCGACCTGGGCAAGGCGCTGCGGGGGGAATTGGCCGAGCATTTTTTTCTGGGAACACTGGAACTTGAAAACATGGAAACTTCCGTTGATGCCACAAAGAAATTTTTGCATCGACTGGCAGACGGGGAGTATGTGGAAAGTGTTCTCATACCTGAAAAAGAGCATTATACCCTTTGTGTGTCCACCCAGGCCGGATGTGCCATGAACTGTAAGTTCTGTCTGACCGCCAAAACCGGGTTTAAAAGAAACCTGACCATGGGAGAGATTGTAGGTCAGGTACGGGATGCCCGAAGGTTTGTTGCCCAACAGGGCATCGAACCTTTGTCTCTGTCCAATATCGTGTTCATGGGTATGGGGGAACCTTTGGCAAATTATGATAACCTTTTGCGCAGCCTTGGTGTGATTTTTGATACGGATTTCGGGATGAAGTTCTCCCGTCGCAAAGTTACGGTCTCCACCTCCGGCATTGCGCCTAAAATCATTCAGCTGGGCCTTGATACCGAAGTCAATCTTGCAGTGTCGCTCAATGCCACAGACAATGAACTGCGTTCAAGCCTGATGCCGGTCAACCGTACCTGGCCTATTGAGGCGCTGCTTGCGGCCTGCAAAGAATTTGAGATGAAGCCCAGGAACAAAATTACCTTTGAGTATATTCTGATGAGCGGGGTCAATGACAGTGATGCCCATGCCCATGACCTGGTCCGCCTGCTTTCTCCCATTCGGGCAAAAGTGAATCTTATTCCATTTAACGAACATCCCCAAGCCCCCTTTAAAAGGCCTTCACGGGATCGGATCAACGCCTTTTTGACCATTCTTTTAAATCGGAACATGACAGCTATTGTCAGGAAAAGTAAGGGGGATGATATTTCTGCGGCCTGTGGGCAGCTCAAGGCAGCCCGGATAGAATAG
- a CDS encoding AbrB/MazE/SpoVT family DNA-binding domain-containing protein, translating into MTELVIKKWGNSLAARIPKMIADMIQLEKDQIVTIEAKDGRIIITPIKKKKDYTLDELLNQCDPKAVALNAEDKAWLNDKPVGKEW; encoded by the coding sequence ATGACAGAACTGGTGATTAAAAAGTGGGGTAACAGCTTGGCAGCAAGGATACCAAAAATGATTGCTGACATGATTCAGCTTGAAAAAGATCAGATCGTTACCATTGAGGCGAAAGACGGAAGGATTATTATTACCCCTATCAAAAAGAAGAAAGATTATACACTTGACGAACTTTTAAACCAATGTGATCCCAAGGCTGTTGCCTTGAATGCCGAGGATAAGGCATGGTTGAACGACAAGCCTGTAGGAAAGGAATGGTAA
- a CDS encoding type II toxin-antitoxin system PemK/MazF family toxin yields the protein MAARSEKKVFIPERGDLVWTDFDPAAGHEQMGHRPVLVLSPAIFNKKILLALVAPVTSRVRGHGFEVVLAGEKISGVILCHQVKTIDFVERGLKFAEKASASVVSDALAKVRALVTE from the coding sequence ATGGCCGCAAGATCTGAAAAAAAAGTGTTTATTCCTGAGCGGGGCGATCTTGTCTGGACAGACTTTGACCCTGCCGCTGGTCACGAGCAAATGGGGCATCGCCCTGTCCTGGTCCTTTCTCCTGCTATTTTCAATAAAAAAATTCTCCTGGCTTTGGTCGCCCCGGTCACAAGCAGGGTCCGGGGACATGGTTTTGAAGTAGTTTTAGCCGGAGAAAAGATTTCCGGTGTTATTCTTTGTCATCAGGTCAAGACAATTGATTTTGTGGAAAGAGGTTTAAAATTTGCTGAAAAGGCCTCTGCTTCAGTCGTAAGTGACGCTTTGGCTAAAGTAAGGGCACTTGTAACAGAATAA
- the rsmI gene encoding 16S rRNA (cytidine(1402)-2'-O)-methyltransferase encodes MSGTLYIVATPIGNLEDMTFRAVRILKEVDLIAAEDTRHSKKLLGHYGITTPAIACHEYNETQKAHDLIQRLETGTTIALISDAGTPLISDPGYRLVSQAQEKGIPIVPVPGCNAALTGLSASGLPTDSFIFLGFPPKKQGRLESFLNDAARHKATLIFYESPRRIMRLISSAIMAFGDRQACLARELTKQYEEFIPGPLSLILSTLEVREIVKGECVLFIKGADEQPADLSSDQIEIMIMDGLNQDMRTGELAKKIAELANRPKPKVYDMILALKKRS; translated from the coding sequence ATGTCCGGCACTCTTTATATCGTGGCAACGCCTATAGGCAATCTTGAAGATATGACATTCCGGGCGGTACGCATTCTAAAAGAGGTGGACCTGATTGCGGCCGAAGACACCCGCCACTCAAAAAAACTGCTGGGTCATTACGGCATCACAACCCCCGCGATTGCCTGTCATGAGTACAATGAAACCCAAAAAGCCCATGACCTGATCCAACGGCTTGAAACCGGGACTACCATCGCCTTGATCAGCGATGCAGGTACGCCTTTAATTTCAGATCCCGGGTACCGTCTGGTTTCCCAAGCCCAAGAAAAAGGCATACCCATAGTGCCGGTTCCCGGATGCAATGCGGCGCTTACCGGATTGAGCGCATCCGGCCTGCCCACAGACTCCTTTATCTTCCTGGGCTTTCCGCCTAAAAAACAGGGCCGCCTGGAGAGCTTTCTCAATGATGCCGCCCGTCACAAGGCCACACTGATATTTTATGAATCGCCCAGGCGCATTATGCGGCTGATATCTTCGGCCATAATGGCGTTTGGCGACCGCCAGGCCTGTCTCGCCAGGGAATTGACAAAACAGTATGAGGAGTTTATTCCTGGGCCCTTATCTCTTATTTTATCCACCCTTGAGGTAAGAGAGATCGTCAAAGGCGAATGTGTCCTGTTTATTAAAGGCGCGGATGAACAGCCCGCCGATTTATCTTCAGACCAGATAGAGATCATGATCATGGATGGCCTGAATCAGGATATGCGGACCGGTGAACTTGCAAAAAAGATAGCTGAACTTGCCAACCGCCCTAAACCCAAGGTTTACGACATGATTTTAGCCCTTAAAAAACGTTCTTAA